The genomic interval ATTCGCCTCATAGCTCTCGCTGAGCAGGTCTGCGAGCATCAACCACCTCAACTATACGTTGTCAGTCGTACAGAGATCGTAGGCTACCAGATGCTCGAGTTGTGCGGATCCGTTTTCTGAGAACAGAGAGACCTCGGTGCTTTCCCAGTCAGGATAAATTAAATTCGTCATTGTTTTCTGTCCATCGTTAGCAAAGATTTCGACCGAAGACCGGTCGACAAGGACGTGGAGTTTAATCGTCCCATCGTCACGTCTTTCTAACGAGGTGGTTGTTTCATCGTAGAACCCATCCTCGAAGAATTCGCCTGAATTCGACCGGTTAAACCGTAACTCCTCCTCTCCTGCGTCATATGTGACTACACTCTGTTGATCTTCTCCCTCTCGAACACGGAGTCCGACTTTTTCGGCACTCTGTGGATCAATAGTGGCATCGATCTCGAGTGTACGGCCTTCTACATTCGTTCCTTCTAACGGGTCTCTACCCGGTGTAATCCTTTCTGAACACAGTTTTGCCAGCGTTTCTTGTCGTGTTTTAGTGATCTCTTTCGCTGGATGCTGGAGGACTTCGAGAGAGCCATTCTCCTTTCGGAGGGTGATTGTTCGCGGTATCGTCATCGCTCCCTGCCAACCTGGATCCGGTGCATCCATCGCATATTCCCAGTTCCCCATCCAGGTGATGTTCAGTCCGTCGTCGTCTGGTGCATTCCCCCAGCGTTGAGTAGCATAGAAGTCGTATCCGTAATCCGCCCTAATGATTTCCTCGACAATGAACTCCGTTCCGTCGAAATCACCGATATGGTATTCAACGGATCGCAGTTCGATCGGTGAAATGGGAATGATCCACTTCGTCTCATCCGTTCCTTCGACTGGATGTTCAAAGAGACTTGGACATTCCCATCCGTTATCGCCCTCGTCTACATATGTGCTCTCGTAGGTCCAATCGAGCAGATTTTCCGAACTATAGATCTCAATTCCTGCTGGCCGGTCTTCGGTTCCCTCAACCCGGCCAACAACCATTCTCCAACTTTCGTCTGGCTCGTACCAGAACGGCTTTGGATCGCGGAAATTATCCTCATCGCTCTCAATTACTGGATTCTTTGCATAGTTATGGACCGTCTCACCGTTATCTGTACTGTAGGCAATCCGTTGGTCCTCGAACCCCTCATCATGGTGGCCAGTATACATGGCAACTAACGCATCCTCACCGAATCCTGCGGTGTTCTCCGTGTCAATAACTGCCCCGCCGGAGAAGGCCTGCATCGATTCAGTATCGGGAACCTTCGTTCCATGTTCAGTCCAGTTGATGAGGTCCGTGCTTGTCGCATGATCCCAACGTCGTCGATCCGCACCCGCTTGATAGAACAGGTGGAAGATACCTTCGTGATAGACTAGTCCATTCGGATCGTTCATCCACCCTTCAGAGGGGGAGAAGTGATATTCTGGCCGCCACGGATGCGGGTCTTCTACATCTTCAGATACGCTCTCTGTTGCCGAAACACTGCTACTGGCACTGCCGAGTGCTACAGTTGACAAAAGACCAGCTCCTACCGTCTGAATCATCCTCCGACGGCTGAGTTCCGATGACTCTTTCATCGATTCCTCCTTCATTTGTGAACGACTATTTTGATCCACGCTCACATCGATCACGCTCAATGATTAAAATAATTCGATCATGTTTGTTTTATACTATTCCGAATGAAATATATAGAGGATCGATCAACTAGTGGAAGAAAGAAAGACTACGTTTAGTGAACCAAATGGGGAATTAATGTTTGAGAGGCCCTAATTCTCGTCATTTTGGTCGTGCAGTATGTGCACAACGAGACGGGTAGGCTATAGGTAGTTCAATGGGCTGATTTTCCGTCGGTGTGGGAACTGTCCTCGGGGTCACCGTAGCGGGCGGGAGCACCCTCTCGAGCAGCGCATCGACGACGTCGATGAGCGTGTCGTCGACGACCGCGGAGACGACCGGCGTCCGGCGCT from Natrinema salifodinae carries:
- a CDS encoding glycoside hydrolase family 32 protein — translated: MKEESMKESSELSRRRMIQTVGAGLLSTVALGSASSSVSATESVSEDVEDPHPWRPEYHFSPSEGWMNDPNGLVYHEGIFHLFYQAGADRRRWDHATSTDLINWTEHGTKVPDTESMQAFSGGAVIDTENTAGFGEDALVAMYTGHHDEGFEDQRIAYSTDNGETVHNYAKNPVIESDEDNFRDPKPFWYEPDESWRMVVGRVEGTEDRPAGIEIYSSENLLDWTYESTYVDEGDNGWECPSLFEHPVEGTDETKWIIPISPIELRSVEYHIGDFDGTEFIVEEIIRADYGYDFYATQRWGNAPDDDGLNITWMGNWEYAMDAPDPGWQGAMTIPRTITLRKENGSLEVLQHPAKEITKTRQETLAKLCSERITPGRDPLEGTNVEGRTLEIDATIDPQSAEKVGLRVREGEDQQSVVTYDAGEEELRFNRSNSGEFFEDGFYDETTTSLERRDDGTIKLHVLVDRSSVEIFANDGQKTMTNLIYPDWESTEVSLFSENGSAQLEHLVAYDLCTTDNV